A genome region from Herpetosiphonaceae bacterium includes the following:
- a CDS encoding efflux RND transporter periplasmic adaptor subunit — MTVESSGTVKPAQSVDLFFQAGGRVKDVEVEQNQKVKAGQVLARLDDRDLRLQVQQAEADFQTAEANSEETKEGSTTSAQVAEAQAAIRGAEAQLQKARTGNVTAADIAQAEAVVRQAEAQLQKARSGPTSDTVSAAETALRQAEQNLQKVSASASAAKTTAQQTMEKAADSVRLAQEAYSSAYWDNQQAQSGKDPMTGQPFVNEDQAAAKRREYEEALRNAQLQLSQAETSLEQARVAYENAKQQEINDVAIAQAQVDDARVKLAEVTKGPKSPDVASAQAQVDQARAQLAKLRQGGTAADIAAAKAQVDQARAQLTKLKQGGTPAEIAAARAQVDQLKAGLEQLQSPVAETDIEKADAGVAQAAAKLEAAKLKLDQAILEAPFDGTITALSVVPGAYVSTGGAGNAAFSLVDLSSLHLDVNLSESDVARVQVGQTVIISFDALPEQGFEGKVTSIAPTAQEQNSVVTYLVRVDFDAKGADIKVGMTASTSFIVEQKQGVIQVPNRVIQSVGPGKTIQVLYKGKLETVRVETGITNGTVTEIVKCVDTGKQCLQPGDRVATTSPNEDTQGGADQGNSLIQIGPNTGARPQGPPVSRPLP; from the coding sequence GTGACGGTCGAGAGCAGCGGCACGGTCAAGCCAGCACAAAGCGTCGATCTATTCTTCCAGGCCGGGGGGCGCGTAAAGGACGTTGAGGTTGAGCAGAACCAGAAGGTGAAGGCAGGGCAGGTTCTTGCACGCCTGGATGATCGTGATCTGCGGCTTCAAGTTCAACAGGCAGAGGCAGATTTCCAGACCGCCGAAGCGAACTCAGAAGAAACCAAAGAAGGCTCGACGACGTCTGCGCAGGTTGCAGAGGCCCAGGCGGCGATCAGAGGTGCCGAGGCGCAGCTGCAGAAGGCGCGCACAGGCAACGTGACCGCCGCCGACATCGCGCAGGCCGAAGCTGTGGTCCGTCAGGCCGAGGCGCAGCTGCAGAAAGCCCGCTCCGGGCCAACATCCGACACTGTGAGCGCTGCCGAGACGGCGCTCAGGCAGGCTGAACAGAACTTGCAAAAAGTGTCTGCCAGCGCTTCTGCTGCAAAAACCACCGCTCAGCAAACCATGGAGAAAGCTGCCGATAGCGTGCGGTTGGCGCAGGAAGCCTACAGCAGCGCGTACTGGGATAACCAGCAGGCGCAGAGTGGTAAAGATCCGATGACCGGGCAGCCGTTCGTCAACGAGGATCAAGCAGCGGCCAAAAGGCGTGAGTATGAGGAGGCGCTGCGGAACGCTCAGCTTCAGCTGAGCCAGGCGGAGACGAGCCTTGAGCAGGCTAGAGTCGCCTACGAGAACGCGAAGCAGCAAGAGATCAACGATGTCGCGATAGCACAGGCGCAGGTCGATGATGCTCGTGTCAAGCTTGCCGAGGTCACGAAAGGCCCTAAGTCGCCAGACGTTGCCTCCGCACAGGCGCAGGTCGATCAGGCGCGCGCGCAGCTTGCCAAGCTCCGACAGGGCGGCACGGCGGCAGACATCGCTGCCGCGAAAGCCCAGGTCGATCAGGCGCGCGCGCAGCTTACCAAGCTTAAACAGGGTGGCACGCCCGCCGAGATCGCTGCCGCGAGGGCACAGGTCGATCAGCTCAAAGCCGGGCTGGAACAGCTACAATCTCCGGTTGCCGAGACGGATATTGAAAAAGCCGATGCAGGCGTGGCTCAGGCTGCCGCAAAGCTCGAAGCTGCCAAGCTCAAGCTCGATCAGGCCATCTTGGAAGCGCCGTTCGACGGTACGATCACCGCGCTCTCGGTAGTGCCCGGCGCGTATGTCAGCACCGGTGGCGCGGGCAACGCCGCATTCTCCCTGGTCGACCTATCATCGCTGCACCTGGACGTGAATTTGAGCGAGAGCGATGTCGCCCGCGTGCAGGTCGGTCAGACCGTTATCATCAGCTTTGATGCACTGCCGGAGCAAGGCTTTGAGGGCAAAGTCACCTCGATCGCGCCGACGGCCCAGGAGCAGAATAGCGTTGTCACCTATCTTGTGCGCGTCGATTTCGATGCCAAGGGCGCGGACATCAAGGTTGGCATGACCGCCAGCACAAGCTTCATCGTCGAGCAGAAGCAGGGCGTGATCCAGGTGCCGAATCGCGTGATCCAGTCGGTCGGTCCGGGCAAGACGATCCAGGTGCTCTATAAAGGCAAGCTGGAGACGGTCCGCGTCGAGACTGGTATTACCAACGGCACGGTGACTGAGATCGTGAAGTGTGTGGATACCGGTAAGCAGTGCTTGCAGCCAGGCGA